One window of Trifolium pratense cultivar HEN17-A07 linkage group LG5, ARS_RC_1.1, whole genome shotgun sequence genomic DNA carries:
- the LOC123885085 gene encoding pentatricopeptide repeat-containing protein At2g30780-like — protein sequence MKRFWRFTSEASQSSRFNEIRSIPITTTTTFIKRRINTLQQPPSAVLDLVSLFKSSIPPRKKQHLTDAEIALLRNKLVRQASDSVQLTTILDDNAESLISSHPVFLELLNQLNSQPSLLLKVFNWRRKRKVSEYETFRNSMDAHEYSKGIKAAGRSRNIDLAVELFKEAEYKGVKITSTYNALMGAFMFNGLADRCYSLFLGMKKDPTCTPNNVTYSIVISVFGRLMLIDHMEATFKEMRELHLSPNISTYNYLIGGYISTWMWDDMEKVFQVLKSGPVEPNMKTYLLMIRGYAHCGNLEKMEEIYLLIRDHVNENEMPIIRVMICAYCKSSDEDKIKKVRVLLKLIPEKEYRPWLNVLLIKLYAQENRLDEMENAINEAFEHKTAITTSGIMKCIITAYFRCNAIQNLETFVRRSIFAGWRICHSLFHCKLVMYGSQKNFREMQYVLEEMENINVNCNKKTLWIMYKAYSSTGQRSMVLKILGRMFKHGYEIPDHAFPS from the exons ATGAAGCGTTTTTGGAGATTCACTTCAGAAGCATCGCAATCTTCCAGATTCAACGAAATTCGTTCGATTCCaataaccaccaccaccacattCATCAAACGACGGATCAATACCCTTCAACAGCCGCCAAGCGCGGTCTTAGACCTTGTTTCATTGTTCAAATCTTCTATTCCTCCACGCAAAAAGCAGCATCTCACCGATGCTGAAATCGCGCTTTTGAGGAATAAATTGGTTCGTCAAGCTTCTGATTCTGTTCAGCTAACAACCATTTTGGATGATAATGCTGAATCTTTGATTTCCTCTCACCCTGTTTTTCTTGAACttttgaatcaattgaattcaCAGCCTTCCCTTTTACTTaag GTGTTTAATTGGAGAAGGAAGAGAAAGGTTTCTGAATATGAAACTTTCAGGAATTCTATGGATGCACACGAGTATTCCAAGGGTATTAAAGCAGCAGGAAGATCTAGGAATATTGATCTTGCTGTTGAGCTATTTAAGGAGGCGGAATATAAGGGTGTTAAGATAACCAGCACTTACAATGCACTAATGGGTGCTTTTATGTTCAACGGTCTTGCTGATAGATGCTACTCTTTGTTTCTTGGCATGAAAAAGGATCCAACTTGCACTCCTAACAATGTTACGTATAGTATTGTTATATCTGTATTTGGTCGCTTGATGCTCATTGATCACATGGAAGCAACATTCAAGGAGATGAGGGAGTTACACCTCTCACCTAATATATCcacttataattatttaattggtGGATATATCTCAACCTGGATGTGGGATGATATGGAAAAAGTTTTTCAAGTGTTAAAGTCAGGCCCTGTTGAGCCTAATATGAAAACCTACCTCTTAATGATTCGTGGGTATGCACACTGTGGTAATCTGGAGAAGATGGAAGAGATATATTTGTTGATAAGGGATCAtgtaaatgaaaatgaaatgccGATTATCAGGGTTATGATATGTGCCTATTGTAAAAGTTCTGatgaagataaaataaagaaagTAAGGGTGTTGTTAAAGTTGATCCCTGAAAAAGAATACAGGCCATGGTTAAATGTGTTGTTGATTAAGTTGTATGCCCAGGAAAACAGGTTAGATGAAATGGAGAATGCAATAAATGAGGCGTTTGAGCACAAAACTGCTATAACAACTTCGGGTATTATGAAGTGCATAATTACAGCTTATTTTCGGTGTAATGCAATACAAAATCTTGAAACTTTCGTTAGACGATCTATATTTGCGGGGTGGAGAATCTGCCACTCGTTATTTCATTGTAAGCTGGTCATGTATGGTTCGCAGAAGAACTTTAGGGAAATGCAATATGTCCTTGAGGAGATGGAAAATATCAATGTGAATTGCAACAAGAAAACACTGTGGATAATGTACAAAGCTTACTCGAGTACTGGTCAGAGATCcatggttttaaaaatattggGAAGAATGTTCAAGCATGGTTACGAGATTCCCGATCATGCATTTCCATCATGA